The following are from one region of the Maribacter aquivivus genome:
- a CDS encoding sugar nucleotide-binding protein — translation MKLDTKKILILGGSGFIGNAIYKELCNYFDTYGTYCHAANSYSSNKQFLHYNLEEDDIVEVLEVVKPQVIVSALRGNFAALVIAHNHIAEYITKEDCKIYFISSANVFDTYSKYPSYEMDKTLSESVYGRLKIKIENMLLRLPKDKMAILRVPMVFGNSSPRVKDMKKAILANEPVEVFPNLILNVTNDDKLTQQIHYLINRNKTGIYHLGSNDLTHHEDFIKEVLERVGNFNPIIKRVYTTNEARYLAVLPKTNTLPKNLQFTFQDIIDHHVLN, via the coding sequence TTGAAATTAGACACTAAAAAAATATTGATTCTTGGCGGAAGCGGTTTCATTGGTAACGCGATTTACAAAGAACTTTGTAATTATTTCGATACTTATGGCACCTATTGTCATGCCGCAAATTCATACTCATCTAATAAACAATTTCTACATTATAATTTAGAAGAAGATGATATTGTTGAAGTTTTAGAAGTCGTTAAGCCACAAGTAATAGTTTCAGCATTAAGAGGAAATTTTGCTGCTCTGGTTATTGCACATAATCATATTGCCGAATACATTACTAAAGAAGACTGTAAAATATACTTTATATCATCTGCCAATGTTTTTGATACCTACAGTAAATATCCATCTTATGAAATGGATAAGACTTTGTCTGAAAGTGTATATGGTAGACTAAAAATCAAAATTGAAAATATGTTACTTAGGTTGCCGAAAGATAAAATGGCTATCCTAAGAGTGCCTATGGTATTCGGCAATAGCTCTCCTAGAGTTAAGGATATGAAAAAGGCTATTCTAGCAAATGAACCTGTAGAAGTATTTCCTAATTTGATATTAAATGTTACTAATGATGACAAGCTTACTCAGCAAATTCATTATCTTATCAATAGAAACAAAACAGGTATCTACCATTTAGGAAGCAATGACCTAACGCATCATGAAGATTTTATAAAAGAAGTTTTAGAACGTGTAGGTAATTTTAATCCTATTATTAAAAGAGTTTATACTACTAATGAAGCCAGGTATTTGGCAGTCTTACCAAAGACCAATACATTACCTAAAAATTTACAGTTTACTTTTCAAGATATTATTGATCATCATGTTTTAAATTAG
- a CDS encoding 4a-hydroxytetrahydrobiopterin dehydratase produces the protein MKEIEKFTDQQIADYLGQLDGWEYVDGAIETTFEFKNFKEAFSVMTRIAFECEAQGHHPDWSNVYNTVNIRLNTHDANGVTEKDFVLARTIEDIIESEF, from the coding sequence ATGAAAGAAATAGAAAAATTTACTGACCAGCAAATAGCGGACTATTTAGGTCAACTTGACGGATGGGAATATGTGGATGGCGCCATAGAAACCACTTTTGAATTTAAAAATTTTAAAGAAGCCTTTTCAGTAATGACACGTATAGCCTTTGAATGTGAAGCACAAGGTCATCACCCAGATTGGAGTAATGTTTACAATACTGTAAATATTCGTCTAAATACGCATGATGCTAATGGTGTTACCGAAAAAGATTTTGTTTTAGCTAGAACTATAGAAGATATAATAGAAAGTGAATTTTAA
- a CDS encoding YebC/PmpR family DNA-binding transcriptional regulator translates to MGRAFEFRKARKMKRWSAMSKAFTRIGKDIVMAVKEGGPDPDSNSRLRAVIQNAKSVNMPKDNVERAIKRASDKSLGDYKEVLFEGYAPHGIAILVETATDNNTRTVANVRSYFNKCNGNMGTSGSVEFMFDHTCNFRIPAEGLDPEEIELELIDFGAEEVFIDDDGILIYGPFESFGALQKELENREIEILSSGFERIPQVTKALTEEEAADVEKLLEKLEEDDDVQNVYHSMQE, encoded by the coding sequence ATGGGAAGAGCTTTTGAATTTAGAAAAGCACGTAAAATGAAAAGATGGTCAGCAATGTCCAAAGCCTTTACTCGTATAGGCAAAGATATTGTTATGGCCGTAAAAGAAGGCGGACCTGATCCAGATTCTAATTCGCGTTTAAGAGCAGTCATACAAAATGCCAAGTCGGTAAACATGCCGAAAGACAACGTTGAGCGCGCTATAAAAAGAGCAAGTGACAAAAGTCTTGGTGATTATAAAGAAGTTCTTTTTGAAGGTTATGCGCCACACGGTATTGCTATATTAGTTGAAACTGCAACTGACAACAATACTAGAACGGTAGCGAATGTTAGAAGTTATTTTAATAAATGTAATGGCAATATGGGTACATCAGGATCCGTTGAATTTATGTTTGACCATACTTGTAATTTTAGAATTCCGGCTGAAGGCTTAGACCCTGAAGAAATAGAATTAGAGTTAATTGATTTTGGAGCTGAAGAAGTTTTTATTGATGATGACGGAATTTTAATCTACGGACCATTTGAAAGTTTTGGTGCCCTACAGAAAGAATTGGAGAACCGCGAAATTGAAATCTTATCCTCAGGTTTTGAACGTATACCACAAGTGACAAAAGCACTTACAGAAGAAGAAGCTGCAGATGTAGAAAAGCTTCTTGAGAAATTAGAAGAAGATGATGATGTACAGAACGTATATCATTCTATGCAAGAATAA
- a CDS encoding 1-acyl-sn-glycerol-3-phosphate acyltransferase — MQQIAKFIYFKFLGWKLNGAFPSHLDKFVAIVVPHTSWWDFLLGLLIRAVWQEEINFVGKKSLFKPPFGWFFRWTGGAPIDRTKTNDTVKATAEIFSERKRFRLALSPEGTRKKVEKWKTGFYYIAKTANVPIVLVAFDYGKKEIKLSEPLIPTEDKEADFKKYHAFFEGVEGKH, encoded by the coding sequence ATGCAGCAAATAGCAAAATTTATATATTTTAAATTTCTAGGATGGAAACTCAACGGAGCCTTTCCTTCTCACTTAGATAAATTTGTGGCTATTGTAGTGCCGCATACCAGTTGGTGGGATTTTCTCTTGGGGTTGTTAATTCGTGCTGTTTGGCAAGAAGAAATAAACTTTGTAGGCAAAAAGAGTTTGTTTAAACCTCCTTTTGGTTGGTTTTTTCGTTGGACAGGTGGTGCACCTATAGATCGTACCAAAACCAATGATACCGTAAAAGCTACAGCAGAGATATTCAGTGAGCGAAAAAGGTTTAGACTGGCACTTTCTCCTGAAGGCACTAGAAAAAAAGTAGAAAAATGGAAAACAGGATTCTACTATATAGCCAAAACCGCCAATGTGCCAATTGTACTAGTTGCCTTTGACTACGGCAAAAAAGAAATAAAATTATCAGAGCCGCTTATTCCAACAGAAGATAAAGAAGCCGACTTTAAAAAGTATCATGCTTTTTTTGAAGGGGTTGAGGGTAAGCATTGA
- a CDS encoding iron-containing alcohol dehydrogenase family protein: protein MTLKKIPTKASEEFRNFPMVPRVVYGKGSFNTLGDILMPKRKHSEAPMIYLVDDVFENTELINRIPSIFCDQIILISAEEEPKTEQVDALVKMIQEKFTELPSGIIGIGGGTLLDLAKAVAIMLTNKGSASEYQGWDLVNKQSVYHVGIPTISGTGAEVSRTTVLMGPEKKLGINSDYTTFDQVLLDPELTVGVPKEQWFYTGMDCFIHCIESLNGTFLNAFSQSYGEKSLELCKEVFLEDISASESREKLMMASWHGGMSIAYSQVGVAHAMSYGLGYVLGVKHGIGNCLVFQYLEEFYPEGVSVFNKMLKKHNIVLPKQVCSKLTTAEMDTMITVAMGMEPLWENALGEQWKSIITPEKLKAIYQKI from the coding sequence ATGACATTGAAGAAAATACCAACAAAAGCTTCAGAAGAGTTTAGAAATTTTCCAATGGTACCAAGAGTAGTCTATGGTAAAGGAAGTTTTAATACTCTAGGCGATATTTTAATGCCAAAAAGAAAACATTCAGAAGCACCAATGATTTATTTGGTAGATGATGTTTTTGAAAATACGGAGCTCATCAATAGAATTCCGAGTATTTTTTGTGATCAAATTATTTTAATTTCAGCCGAAGAAGAGCCAAAAACCGAACAAGTAGATGCTCTTGTGAAAATGATTCAAGAAAAGTTCACCGAATTGCCATCAGGTATTATCGGTATTGGTGGTGGCACTTTATTAGATTTAGCAAAAGCAGTTGCAATAATGCTGACTAATAAAGGAAGCGCATCAGAATACCAAGGTTGGGACTTGGTCAATAAACAATCAGTATATCATGTAGGTATACCAACAATTAGTGGCACTGGGGCAGAGGTTTCTAGAACTACGGTGTTAATGGGCCCAGAAAAGAAATTAGGTATAAATTCAGATTATACCACTTTTGATCAGGTATTATTAGATCCAGAATTAACTGTGGGGGTGCCAAAAGAACAATGGTTCTATACGGGTATGGATTGTTTTATACATTGTATTGAATCTTTGAATGGAACTTTCTTAAATGCCTTTAGTCAAAGTTACGGAGAGAAATCACTAGAACTTTGCAAAGAAGTTTTTTTAGAAGACATATCGGCGTCAGAAAGTAGAGAGAAACTGATGATGGCATCTTGGCATGGCGGTATGAGTATTGCATACTCACAAGTTGGTGTAGCGCATGCTATGAGTTATGGTTTAGGTTACGTTTTAGGTGTAAAACATGGAATAGGCAATTGTCTTGTTTTTCAATATTTAGAAGAGTTTTATCCTGAAGGAGTATCCGTATTCAATAAAATGCTAAAAAAGCATAACATAGTATTGCCAAAACAGGTATGCTCTAAATTGACAACAGCAGAAATGGATACTATGATTACTGTTGCTATGGGTATGGAACCTTTGTGGGAAAATGCATTAGGTGAACAATGGAAATCAATAATTACTCCGGAAAAGCTTAAGGCTATTTATCAAAAAATATAG
- a CDS encoding HAD family hydrolase: protein MEINFDGINVIGFDADDTLWVNETYFRDTEDKFANLLEKYETKNKIDQELFRTEIKNLDLYGYGIKGFMLSMIECALELSNNEVSTKTLGALLDLGKEMITQPVELLDGVEDVLKSLKDKYRLIVLTKGDLLDQERKLERSGLSEYFHHVEVLSDKKEKNYTDLLEHLQIEPSEFLMIGNSLKSDVLPLVEIGARAIHVPFHTTWEHEEVKGPVENKGYMTISTLTDILEYV, encoded by the coding sequence ATGGAAATAAATTTTGACGGAATTAATGTAATTGGCTTTGATGCAGACGATACCCTGTGGGTGAACGAGACTTACTTTAGAGATACAGAAGATAAGTTCGCCAATTTATTGGAGAAGTACGAAACCAAGAATAAAATAGATCAAGAGCTCTTTAGAACAGAAATAAAGAATTTAGATTTATATGGTTATGGAATAAAAGGCTTTATGCTTTCCATGATTGAATGTGCTTTAGAACTTTCTAATAATGAAGTGTCAACCAAAACATTAGGAGCACTTTTAGATTTAGGTAAAGAAATGATTACCCAACCTGTTGAATTATTGGATGGAGTAGAAGATGTTTTAAAAAGCTTGAAAGATAAATACCGATTAATTGTGTTGACCAAAGGAGATCTTTTAGATCAAGAAAGGAAATTGGAACGATCAGGACTGTCAGAGTATTTTCATCATGTGGAAGTGTTGAGTGATAAAAAGGAAAAGAATTATACCGATCTACTAGAACATTTACAGATAGAGCCAAGTGAGTTTTTAATGATAGGTAATTCTTTAAAATCAGACGTTTTGCCGCTAGTTGAAATAGGAGCGCGGGCAATACACGTACCATTTCATACCACGTGGGAGCATGAAGAAGTGAAAGGGCCGGTAGAGAATAAGGGATACATGACGATATCTACACTGACGGATATTTTGGAATATGTTTAA
- the kdsB gene encoding 3-deoxy-manno-octulosonate cytidylyltransferase, with product MIPARYAASRFPAKLMQDLAGKPVILRTYQAAVQTKLFDEVYVVTDSEVIYDTIIKEGGLAIMSKKKHDCGSDRIAEAVMQMDVDIIVNVQGDEPFTDRESLEGVMKVFEDDIHKEIDLASLMVKITDEEEINNPNTVKVIVDNRDFALYFSRSPIPYPRAKSEQTIYYKHKGIYAFRKSALMDFQRLPMLQLEATEKIEAIRYLEFGKKIKMVETNVQGIEIDTPEDLKKAQAAWK from the coding sequence ATGATTCCTGCCCGTTATGCGGCATCAAGATTTCCTGCAAAATTAATGCAAGATTTAGCTGGTAAACCGGTCATTTTAAGAACCTATCAAGCAGCAGTGCAGACTAAGTTATTTGATGAAGTATATGTAGTTACAGATAGCGAAGTTATCTATGATACCATTATTAAAGAAGGTGGTTTGGCTATTATGAGTAAAAAAAAACATGATTGTGGTAGTGATCGTATTGCAGAGGCCGTAATGCAGATGGATGTTGATATCATCGTAAACGTACAAGGTGATGAGCCGTTTACAGATAGAGAAAGCTTAGAAGGGGTAATGAAGGTTTTTGAAGATGATATTCACAAAGAAATTGATCTTGCCTCATTAATGGTTAAAATTACTGATGAAGAAGAAATTAATAATCCTAATACTGTAAAAGTAATAGTAGATAACAGAGATTTTGCTTTGTATTTTTCTAGATCACCAATTCCTTATCCAAGAGCAAAAAGTGAGCAAACCATATATTATAAGCACAAAGGTATTTATGCCTTTAGAAAAAGTGCTTTGATGGATTTTCAACGTTTACCAATGCTACAATTAGAAGCAACAGAGAAAATTGAAGCCATACGTTATTTAGAATTTGGTAAGAAAATAAAAATGGTAGAAACTAATGTTCAGGGTATAGAAATAGATACTCCAGAAGATTTAAAGAAAGCCCAAGCAGCATGGAAATAA
- a CDS encoding DUF4126 domain-containing protein produces MTTDTVLSIFLGIGLAASVGFRVFLPLFALSLASYFGVWELNDNWQWIGSLVAVLTLGVATLLEIFAYFIPWFDNLLDSIAVPLAAIAGTAVMVSTVADLDPVITWSLAIIAGGGTATAIKGAGATGRLASTATTGGLANPVITTVETGAAAVVSVASIFAPILAAVLVIIILVIIFRIYRSLRPKAKT; encoded by the coding sequence ATGACAACGGATACAGTATTAAGTATATTTTTAGGAATAGGATTAGCAGCATCTGTGGGTTTTAGGGTGTTTCTACCATTATTTGCGTTGAGTTTGGCATCATATTTTGGTGTATGGGAACTAAATGACAATTGGCAATGGATAGGAAGTCTAGTAGCTGTATTAACCTTAGGTGTGGCTACATTATTAGAAATATTCGCCTATTTCATCCCTTGGTTCGATAATTTATTAGATAGTATAGCAGTGCCTTTAGCGGCAATAGCAGGTACAGCGGTAATGGTTTCAACAGTAGCGGATTTAGATCCTGTAATTACTTGGTCATTGGCAATAATAGCTGGTGGCGGTACTGCCACCGCAATAAAAGGAGCGGGAGCAACTGGTAGGTTGGCGTCTACCGCCACAACAGGTGGATTGGCCAACCCGGTAATAACAACAGTAGAAACAGGTGCCGCTGCAGTAGTATCGGTCGCCTCAATATTTGCACCTATCTTAGCAGCGGTTTTGGTGATTATCATCTTAGTGATCATTTTTAGGATATACAGAAGCTTAAGACCAAAGGCAAAAACATAA
- a CDS encoding ATP-dependent DNA helicase → MKPTTPASFYSILESKFPHTPTATQSVALQKLAEFTLSPVKDEVFLLKGYAGTGKTTLIGTLVNSLWKVQKKAVLMAPTGRAAKVMSNYSKTQAFTIHRKIYFPKKQSGGGVQFVLAPNKHRDTLFIVDEASMIPDTAADSKLFENGSLLDDLMMFVYSGHKCKLLLIGDTAQLPPVHLVLSPALDGDKLSLNYNKEVVRLELNEVVRQAGDSGILANATLLREQLQSDFFEDFKFDVDPFTDIVRLIDGNEIQEAIDSSYSENGKEETAFIVRSNKRANLYNQNIRERILFLENDIAVGDFMMVVKNNYYWLKPSTEAGFIANGDIIEVLEIFDIKEIFTFKFAEVKVKMVDYPNMPPFETVLLLDTITAESPSLSYEDGNRLYQEVMKDFAHESSKYKKFLGVKNNKYFNGLQVKFSYAITCHKSQGGQWNTVFVEQPYLPNGIDKEYLRWLYTAVTRAKSKLYLIGFKDDFFLD, encoded by the coding sequence ATGAAACCAACTACACCCGCATCATTCTATAGTATACTAGAATCTAAATTTCCACATACACCAACTGCCACACAATCAGTGGCTTTACAGAAATTAGCTGAGTTTACCCTTTCACCGGTCAAGGATGAAGTTTTTTTATTAAAAGGTTACGCCGGTACGGGTAAAACTACTTTAATAGGCACTTTAGTGAACAGTTTATGGAAAGTTCAGAAGAAAGCTGTGCTAATGGCACCTACGGGTAGAGCGGCAAAAGTGATGTCGAATTATTCAAAAACACAGGCATTTACCATTCATAGAAAAATATATTTTCCGAAGAAGCAAAGTGGTGGGGGAGTGCAGTTTGTTTTAGCACCCAATAAACATAGAGATACCTTATTTATAGTCGATGAAGCATCTATGATACCAGATACTGCTGCAGATTCTAAATTATTCGAAAACGGTTCTTTATTAGATGATTTAATGATGTTCGTGTACTCTGGGCACAAATGTAAGTTGTTATTAATAGGAGATACAGCGCAATTGCCACCAGTACATTTAGTTTTGAGTCCCGCTTTAGATGGTGATAAACTTTCTTTGAATTATAATAAGGAAGTAGTTCGTTTAGAGTTGAATGAAGTAGTAAGACAGGCAGGTGATTCAGGAATATTAGCTAATGCAACTTTATTAAGAGAGCAATTGCAAAGTGATTTCTTCGAAGATTTTAAATTTGATGTTGATCCCTTTACTGATATAGTACGATTAATAGATGGTAATGAAATTCAAGAAGCCATTGATAGTTCATATTCAGAAAACGGAAAAGAAGAAACTGCATTTATAGTCCGCTCTAATAAACGTGCAAATCTTTACAACCAAAATATAAGAGAACGAATTTTATTTTTAGAGAATGATATTGCCGTAGGTGATTTTATGATGGTGGTTAAGAATAACTACTATTGGTTAAAGCCAAGCACAGAAGCTGGTTTTATTGCAAACGGAGATATTATAGAGGTTTTAGAAATATTTGATATTAAAGAAATTTTCACCTTCAAGTTTGCCGAGGTTAAGGTGAAAATGGTCGATTATCCCAATATGCCACCTTTTGAAACTGTTTTACTATTAGATACCATTACGGCAGAATCTCCATCCTTATCATATGAGGATGGTAACAGGTTATATCAAGAAGTCATGAAAGACTTTGCGCATGAAAGTTCTAAGTACAAGAAGTTTTTAGGTGTAAAAAATAATAAGTACTTCAACGGTTTACAGGTGAAATTCTCATATGCAATAACATGTCATAAATCTCAAGGTGGGCAATGGAATACCGTTTTCGTAGAGCAGCCCTATTTGCCCAATGGTATAGATAAAGAATACCTAAGATGGCTATATACTGCAGTTACCAGGGCAAAGAGCAAGTTGTATCTTATAGGTTTTAAAGACGATTTTTTTCTTGATTAA
- a CDS encoding DUF3822 family protein translates to MTKKLKNSSLNIADKNFKKLSIQVSLNGLSFCVADTVSQKLLISDKVDFSDEKNPMTAKDELVKLFQKHDIENMQFDEVVAVHRNTLFGLVPKSLFNPNNLNEYLKFNTKVLANDVLAYDEVENHDLVNVYVPYININNYIYDLFGEFDFMHNGTVLLQSLLNNQTQNQEITCFVHVNKEQLDITVLNQRKLLLYNSFKYHTKEDFVYYLLFVIEQLELDPKTVTVKLFGSIEEDDEIFQLCYNYIQNISIFEPSTAQLVKLGETSTGSIDFTLINTI, encoded by the coding sequence ATGACAAAAAAGTTAAAAAATAGTAGCTTAAACATAGCGGATAAAAATTTTAAGAAATTGTCCATTCAGGTTAGCTTGAATGGACTTTCTTTTTGTGTAGCAGATACTGTTTCACAAAAATTACTGATTTCTGACAAGGTGGATTTTTCTGATGAAAAAAATCCGATGACCGCTAAAGATGAATTGGTAAAACTTTTTCAAAAGCATGATATAGAAAATATGCAGTTTGACGAGGTTGTTGCAGTTCATAGAAACACGCTTTTTGGACTTGTACCTAAATCTTTATTCAACCCCAATAACTTAAATGAATACCTAAAATTCAACACTAAGGTTTTGGCCAATGATGTTTTAGCTTATGACGAGGTAGAAAATCATGATTTAGTTAATGTCTACGTGCCTTATATAAATATCAATAATTACATATACGATCTTTTTGGTGAGTTCGATTTTATGCATAATGGCACAGTATTACTGCAGTCTTTGCTAAATAACCAAACACAAAATCAAGAGATAACTTGTTTTGTACATGTCAACAAAGAACAATTAGATATTACTGTTCTTAACCAACGCAAACTACTTCTCTATAATAGTTTTAAATACCATACAAAAGAAGACTTTGTCTATTACCTTCTATTTGTAATTGAGCAATTAGAATTAGATCCTAAAACTGTAACTGTAAAACTATTTGGAAGCATTGAAGAAGATGATGAAATTTTTCAACTTTGCTATAATTATATTCAGAATATCAGCATTTTTGAACCATCGACCGCTCAATTAGTAAAACTCGGAGAGACCTCAACAGGCTCCATAGACTTCACCCTTATTAATACTATATAA
- a CDS encoding RsmD family RNA methyltransferase, translated as MRIISGKHKGRHLMAPKKLPVRPTKDMAKESLFNILNNSYYFPDLKVLDLFAGTGNISYEFSSRGVDDVLAIDAHSGCIEFIDKTVEMLDMNVRTLKSDVFSFLQRNTEKFDIIFADPFYDMELTDFEKLPELVFENDLLLEDGVLIIEHSNRTSLAEFPHYKNSRKYGGSVFSFFEK; from the coding sequence ATGCGCATCATATCAGGAAAACATAAAGGACGCCACTTAATGGCCCCTAAAAAACTACCTGTAAGGCCTACAAAAGATATGGCCAAAGAGAGTTTGTTCAATATTCTAAACAATAGTTACTATTTTCCGGATTTAAAAGTTTTAGATCTTTTTGCCGGTACCGGCAATATTAGTTATGAATTTTCTTCAAGAGGTGTTGATGATGTTCTAGCTATTGATGCACACTCTGGCTGTATAGAATTTATTGACAAGACAGTTGAAATGTTAGATATGAATGTTCGCACTTTAAAAAGTGATGTATTTAGCTTTCTACAAAGAAATACCGAGAAATTCGACATCATATTTGCTGATCCTTTTTATGACATGGAGCTTACTGATTTTGAGAAATTACCAGAGTTAGTTTTTGAAAATGACCTTCTGCTCGAAGACGGCGTATTAATCATTGAACATTCTAATCGTACTAGCCTAGCTGAATTTCCACATTATAAAAACTCAAGAAAATACGGAGGAAGTGTTTTTAGTTTCTTTGAAAAGTAA
- a CDS encoding DNA polymerase III subunit gamma/tau: MEPFIVSARKYRPQTFKDVVGQQSITNTLQNAIDQNHLAQALLFCGPRGVGKTTCARILAKQINSDGTEQENEDFAFNIFELDAASNNSVDDIRNLIDQVRIPPQVGKYKVYIIDEVHMLSQSAFNAFLKTLEEPPKHAIFILATTEKHKIIPTILSRCQIFDFKRITVKDAAEYLKYIAENQGINAEEDALHIIAQKADGAMRDALSIFDRVVSFSGSELTRKAVTENLNVLDYDTYFEATDLILEHNIPGLLLLFNKTLSLGFDGHHFISGLASHFRDLMVCQHPDTITLLEVGEAAQQLYRDQSKRTSPSFLLQGLDIANDCDLKYKTSKNQRLLVELTLMKLASINFDGEKKNPESVALNNKTIDFIAPSAFYNQVPKAPTKESEVKPVTGNQPAATKSEVEIGKKIIAPNTNTETPAVSKPTPITAEAQVAPEKTKEPQQEISKAPTPETAADGKKPIINRPTKRVSGLSISSLNAKKQHELNKIEVVVDENNLPKDNFTEEELRKHWADFIEIIDKKGQKILASNLHSDIPKLKEGFAIHLELPNGTMKKEIEREQFELMEYLRAKLNNHFVHLDITVNETTATKFAFTPEEKYEKLREKNPVIDLLRTEFDLYL; encoded by the coding sequence TTGGAACCATTTATTGTATCGGCTAGAAAGTATAGACCCCAGACATTTAAAGATGTTGTTGGTCAACAATCTATTACCAATACATTACAAAATGCGATAGATCAAAATCATCTTGCACAAGCTTTATTATTCTGCGGACCAAGAGGTGTTGGTAAAACTACCTGCGCTCGTATTTTGGCCAAACAGATAAATTCTGATGGTACCGAACAAGAAAATGAAGATTTTGCTTTCAATATCTTTGAACTTGATGCCGCTTCTAACAACTCTGTCGATGATATTCGTAATCTTATTGACCAAGTACGTATACCACCACAAGTTGGTAAATACAAAGTATATATCATTGATGAGGTACACATGTTGTCTCAATCTGCTTTTAACGCATTTCTAAAAACATTAGAAGAGCCTCCAAAGCATGCTATTTTCATATTAGCAACCACAGAAAAACATAAAATTATACCTACCATTCTTTCTAGATGTCAAATATTTGATTTTAAAAGAATTACCGTTAAAGATGCTGCTGAATATTTAAAATATATTGCTGAGAACCAAGGTATAAATGCCGAAGAAGATGCATTGCACATCATTGCTCAAAAAGCTGACGGCGCCATGCGTGACGCTTTATCGATTTTTGATAGAGTAGTTAGTTTTTCTGGTTCTGAACTTACACGTAAGGCAGTTACCGAAAACTTAAACGTATTAGACTACGATACTTATTTTGAGGCTACAGATTTAATCTTAGAACATAATATACCAGGATTGTTATTATTGTTCAATAAAACCTTATCTCTTGGTTTTGACGGACACCATTTTATATCTGGGCTAGCGTCTCATTTTAGAGATTTAATGGTATGCCAGCATCCAGACACTATTACACTACTTGAAGTTGGTGAAGCAGCACAGCAATTATATAGAGACCAAAGCAAAAGAACATCTCCTTCGTTTTTATTGCAAGGCTTAGACATCGCAAATGACTGTGATTTAAAGTACAAAACAAGTAAAAATCAACGCTTACTTGTTGAGCTTACACTTATGAAACTTGCCTCTATCAATTTTGATGGAGAAAAAAAAAATCCTGAATCCGTAGCTCTTAATAACAAGACTATTGATTTTATTGCTCCTTCTGCATTTTACAATCAAGTACCTAAAGCTCCAACTAAAGAATCTGAGGTAAAACCAGTAACTGGAAATCAACCAGCTGCCACAAAATCTGAGGTCGAAATTGGCAAAAAAATAATTGCCCCGAATACCAATACCGAAACTCCAGCAGTATCAAAACCGACTCCAATAACTGCTGAAGCACAGGTAGCTCCTGAAAAAACTAAGGAGCCTCAACAAGAAATTAGTAAAGCACCAACACCAGAAACTGCTGCTGATGGTAAAAAACCAATTATTAATCGCCCTACCAAAAGAGTTTCAGGACTTTCAATTTCTAGCTTAAATGCCAAAAAGCAACACGAGCTTAATAAAATTGAAGTTGTTGTTGATGAAAACAACTTACCAAAAGATAATTTTACCGAAGAAGAGCTTCGTAAGCATTGGGCAGATTTTATAGAAATTATTGATAAAAAAGGTCAAAAGATTTTAGCTTCTAACCTTCATTCAGATATTCCAAAATTAAAAGAAGGCTTTGCTATTCATTTAGAGCTTCCTAACGGAACCATGAAGAAAGAAATTGAGCGTGAGCAGTTCGAATTAATGGAATATCTTCGTGCTAAACTGAACAACCACTTCGTTCATTTAGATATTACAGTAAACGAAACTACAGCAACGAAATTTGCCTTTACACCAGAAGAGAAATACGAAAAACTCCGAGAGAAAAATCCTGTAATAGATTTACTTAGAACGGAATTTGATTTGTACTTATAG
- a CDS encoding transmembrane 220 family protein, protein MNLLFKILGYVFAVLFTVGAVLQYNDPDSLNWIIIYGVAALVSLLFALNKIGFRILMILGVLAFIGFLYLYPSDFQGFDLNDGDIVTVELGREAFGLLIISIVLLVFAFRSKRRL, encoded by the coding sequence ATGAATCTATTATTTAAGATATTAGGATACGTTTTTGCAGTATTATTTACTGTAGGAGCAGTCTTGCAATACAATGATCCAGACTCATTGAATTGGATTATTATTTACGGTGTTGCGGCTTTAGTGTCTTTATTATTCGCATTAAATAAAATAGGGTTTAGAATACTCATGATATTAGGCGTACTTGCTTTTATAGGCTTCTTATACCTATACCCGTCAGATTTTCAAGGGTTCGATTTAAATGATGGAGATATAGTTACCGTGGAATTAGGAAGGGAAGCCTTCGGACTTCTAATAATTTCAATTGTACTATTGGTTTTTGCTTTTCGAAGTAAAAGAAGGCTATAA